Below is a window of Leucoraja erinacea ecotype New England chromosome 11, Leri_hhj_1, whole genome shotgun sequence DNA.
gttacacagaaaagctggagaaactcagcgggtgcagcagcatctatggagcgaaggaaataggcaacgtttcgggccgaaacccttcttcagactgatcaggggtgggggtgggtggggacaagaaagggaaaaggaggagtagccggaaggctggagggtgggaggagacagcaggggagctgaggaaggggaggagacagcaaggactaacagaattgggagaagtcgatgttcatgcccccggggtgcagactccccaaacggaatatgaggtgctgttcctccaatttccggtgctgctcgctgtggccatggaggagacccaggacagagaggtcggagacggagtgggagggggagttgaagtgctgagccaccgggaggtcagctaggttattgcggaccgggcgggggtgttcggcgaaacgatcgcccaacctccgcttggtctcaccgagatagatctgctgacatctagagcagcggacgcaatagatgaggttggaagagatgcaggtaaacctctgtcgcacctggaacgattgcttgggtccctgaaaggagttgaggggggaggtaaagggacaagtgttgcatctgctgctgcGGCGGCCGCAAGGGAAGGGgcgcggggagggggtggaccgagagggaagggaagaattgacaagggagttatggagggagcggtctttgcggaaggcagatatggggaggagatgggacgatgtggcgcgtagtggggtcacgttggaggtggcgaaactgacggaggattattttttgtatgtgatggctggtggggtgaaaggtgaggactagggggactcggcccctgttgcgagtgcggggatggggagagagagcagtgttgcggggtatggaagagaccctggtgcgagcctcatttatggtggaggaggggaacccccgttcactgaatagtgaggacatttcagatgtcctggtgtggaacgcctcatccgtggagcagatacggcgtagacggaggaattgggagtaggggatggagtccttacaggaagcagggtgggaagaagtgtagtccagatagccatgggagtcagtgggtttatagtgtatgtcggttagaagtctatcacctgcaatggagatagtgaggtcaaggaatggtagggaagtgtcggagatggtccaggtgtatttcagtgccgggtggaaattagtggtgaagtggatgaagtcagtcagttgtgtgcgggtgaaAATGATTCACtaaaaatgaaaatgaacaaatcctcaggaactattaaTTCAACAATTTTTATACAAATTATAATTCAGAACTTTGTATACTTGGGAGCAAGAAAATATCGTTAttacaggtttttttttaaattcactatTGTGAAGATTCAGCACGTGGCAGTCCAATCTACAACTGAAGACGTTATGAAAAATTCTTTAAACAAAAATACTCCAATTTGTTCCGCATGTATCTCACCGTCATTTCCTAAACATATCAAACCCTTGACCCTGGTTAACTTTCTCTTGCCTCCAATTTTGTATTATTAAACCACACAACAAAAATATCACAAGATCAACTAAGAAGCAAGTATAAAGACAGCTTTAAAGAGAAACAACAAAATATAAATGCTACCAATCTACTAGTTAagagtttaaaataaataaagtatCTTTGAATGAGCTCGCAGTAACAAAACATTAATTTTTCTTCTCAAaccgtgacaaataaacttgtgcAAAAACTTTAAAACAACAAAAGTTTCCATTCCAGTGGAACCAATCACTTCAGGTTTGATTCTCCGCAACAGAGGCACTGTGGGGATGGAATCCTTCAAATCCCATTGAGTGacctaaaataaaaatgaaaaaaaaaacattgaaagcaCGATACATCCTTTCCCAAGTGCATGAACCTTAAAAGATAAAGCTTTTGTTGAcccaaatgtatacaaatgggttATACAGATCTGAACAAGATGACTTATTTGTTCCCTGGTTACAACAGCAACATTATAAGGAGCCCCAAGGATTTAGCGGCAACTCGGTTTAAAAGCTTTTAGACAAATGCAGGGAACTGCGAGAGCGGGTTTGAcggcagaaacaaagaaagagAAATCAGGAGGGATTGCGATGAGCAAGGATGTCGAAAGCAGACAGTATAAAAGCTTCATGAAAGGATTGGATGAAAAGAGACGGACGGTGGTGAGTGGGAAGGGACCCCATTAGCAGCAGCTGGAGAGGTAATGGGAGATGTGCAAATGTGGCCTGTGGATCCATTGTCACAGGAAAGACAACAAATGAGGATATCTAAACAAaagactgggggtggggggggggttaacgaTGAGCGTCAAGACGGCATTGGGTTTATACATGttgggagtttagaagaatgagggaagatttctttgaaacttaccaaagagtgaaaggcctggatagagtggatgtggagaggatgtttccaccagtgcagagtctaggaccagagggtatagcctcagaataaaaggacgtacctttagaaaagagacgaggaggaatttctttactcggactcggtgggctgaagggcctgtttttgcgcccTATCTAACCGTTAGacgttagagatgcagtgcagaaaaaggtccttcagcccaaaagttcacgccgatcagcgatcatctgtacactagcagtatcttacacactagggacaatttacagaagccaattaacctacaaacttgtacgtccttggagggtgggtggaaactggagcacccggaggaaatccgcgagcacacggggagaatgtacaaactccatacagacagcaccagtagtcaggatggaacccgtgtctctggcactgtaaggcagcaaccctgccgCTGTGCCATCCTGGTAGACATGGGGTGGTAGACATGGTCAAGGGAAACAAGGTTGACTCACCCAAGTACATCAGGACCTGACGTGCCGCTTCTTCCTTTGGAACATCCCGGCCAGAAGCCAGATCCTCTGGGGTCAGCGTAACCATCCCACTGAAGTGGGCGGTGAGTCCAGGCAGGAAGACCTTAAACAAGAAGCGGTGCTGGTTGGAGCGCAGAGACTGCACGCTGTATACCGGCTTGCCCAGCCTCTTCTTCAGGCAGTAGGCGTCCAAGAGGCGGACAACATCACAGGCCACGTTCAGCGGGCACGGCACTTCAGGGAATGGCCGCTggatcttctcccccctctcccccgaggGAGAGAAGCCACTGCGGCCAGCAAAGCGGGCAGTGGGTGCAGCACATGTGGCAGACTTGATCGGCGGCAAGCAAAGTCCTCTGGTCATCACAGGCCAGGCCGACACTTGAAGGCTGGGCTGTGTTTCGGATAGAAGCATCTGCTGACCCTTCTGCCTTCCATCAGGTTTCATCCAGTCAACCTCAATGGGTTGGCCCCAGAGCTCAATGCAATCTGTAAAGGAACCGACAGACCAGGTTAATTAAGGCTGGCTCTGTGGCGCATGCAtgggtacattctccctgtaacctacgCAGGCGGtcaaggaagaatgtacaaactctgtacagacagcactcatagtctcCATTTACCCCTCAAGCTGCATCAGCAAGGCCTCCAACATAATCAATGAACAGTCTTACgcatacctctagattcagggacagtttcctcccaacagttatcaggcaactgaaccatcccatcaccaactagagagcagtgctgagcgacctcattggagacccttggactatcattgatcggaaactactggattttatctcgcactaaacgttattcatgttattcactttatcatgtatctgtacattgtggatgaccttggtacacatgacaataaactaaacacaaaactcAAACAGGATCAAATTTGAATCACTGGaactgttgagttgctgccttacagcgccaggttcgatcctaactaagggtgctgtccgtttggagtttgcacgttctccctgtgactgcgtgggttttaatCCGAGTGGGGTTTCAGAgcgaaagattgatcagccatgattgaatggcggagcaacttgatgggctgaatggcctaattctgctcctatgacgtaaAGAACTATAGACTTTTGGACCCATGGACAAGACATGGACATTTAGACTCGATTAATGAACCTTTGGACAAGACCTATGGACATTTGGACTAGATTTATGGGCCTTTGGACCCATGTACCTGAAAATATAGAACCTTTGGACAATTGGACCAGACATTTGGACTTGGACATGGACCTTTGCACCTGTACTTTTgggcctttgtttaagaaggaactgcagatgctggaaaatcgaaggtacataaaaatgctggagaaactcagcgggtgcagcagcatctatggagtgaaggaaataggcaacttttcgggccgaaacccttcttcagactgaatctctccatgagttgctccagcatgtttgtgtaccttatGGGCCTTTGGACTGGACCAATGGAGCAATGGACCTATGGACACAAGGAGGCcctgaacgggggggggggggggggggggggggggggggtgcgtgtgggagtgggaaggggaggacaGGCCATACCTTCAACCAGCTTCTTCTTTGCCATCGCCGCCGCCCGGTGACTCTCATACTTCACCACGGCAAACATGGTCATCTTCTTCCTGCGGTCGGCACTGAGGTGAAGGGAGAGGTCGGACACACCGTCGGTCAGCTCCTTGACCACGTCCATCACCTCCGCCCGGCCCCTGCCCCACGGGATGCCCGCAACGCACAGCTCATTCTTCTCCGTGCTGCGGCACACCAGGATGGGGCAGCCGTCACGGATCTGGTATCCGTTGAACATGGCGATGGCGCACTGGGCGTACCAGCGGTTGGCGTACTTGGCATAGGCAAAGCCCCGGTTCTCCCCACTGAAGGTCATCATCAGGCGGAACTCATAGAGCTTGCCCGCTGCCTGGAATAGCGGGATGAGTTTGTCCTCGTAGACGTCCTGGGGCAGCTTCCCAACGAACACCTCGGAGCCAGTCAACGGAGGATTTCCCATCCAACCTGAGGAACGAACACAGCAAGGACTTCACAAAACACGTCCAAtgttgtgtaggagggaactgtagatgctggtttacaccaaagat
It encodes the following:
- the LOC129701542 gene encoding dead end protein homolog 1-like isoform X2, which translates into the protein MASMLLNSANKLAFDAWVEETGIDLVQVNGQRKFGGPPPGWMGNPPLTGSEVFVGKLPQDVYEDKLIPLFQAAGKLYEFRLMMTFSGENRGFAYAKYANRWYAQCAIAMFNGYQIRDGCPILVCRSTEKNELCVAGIPWGRGRAEVMDVVKELTDGVSDLSLHLSADRRKKMTMFAVVKYESHRAAAMAKKKLVEDCIELWGQPIEVDWMKPDGRQKGQQMLLSETQPSLQVSAWPVMTRGLCLPPIKSATCAAPTARFAGRSGFSPSGERGEKIQRPFPEVPCPLNVACDVVRLLDAYCLKKRLGKPVYSVQSLRSNQHRFLFKVFLPGLTAHFSGMVTLTPEDLASGRDVPKEEAARQVLMYLGHSMGFEGFHPHSASVAENQT
- the LOC129701542 gene encoding dead end protein homolog 1-like isoform X1, with product MASMLLNSANKLAFDAWVEETGIDLVQVNGQRKFGGPPPGWMGNPPLTGSEVFVGKLPQDVYEDKLIPLFQAAGKLYEFRLMMTFSGENRGFAYAKYANRWYAQCAIAMFNGYQIRDGCPILVCRSTEKNELCVAGIPWGRGRAEVMDVVKELTDGVSDLSLHLSADRRKKMTMFAVVKYESHRAAAMAKKKLVEDCIELWGQPIEVDWMKPDGRQKGQQMLLSETQPSLQVSAWPVMTRGLCLPPIKSATCAAPTARFAGRSGFSPSGERGEKIQRPFPEVPCPLNVACDVVRLLDAYCLKKRLGKPVYSVQSLRSNQHRFLFKVFLPGLTAHFSGMVTLTPEDLASGRDVPKEEAARQVLMYLGESTLFPLTMSTTPCLPGWHSGRVAALQCQRHGFHPDYWCCLYGVCTFSPCARGFPPGAPVSTHPPRTYKFVG